TGCTCGCATTCAGTGCGGTGTCATGGGCGCAAACGGCGACAAAAATGACGTCTGTGCAGCAGCAACTTGCGGCGCTGGAAAAAGACAGCGGCGGTCGTCTTGGTGTGATGCTGATTAATACTGAAGACAATTCCCAGATTGCTTACCGCGCTGATGAACGTTTTGCCATGTGCAGCACCAGCAAGTTCATGGCCGCGTCAGCCATTCTTAAACAGAGCGAAACGCAAACGGAGTTGCTGAACCGCCGCGTCAGCCTCAAAAAATCTGATCTGGTAAATTATAACCCGATCACCGAAAAGCATCTCGATACCGGCATGACGGTAGGCGAACTGGCTGCCGCCGCCTTGCAGTACAGCGATAATACCGCCATGAATAAACTGATTGAGCAGCTTGGTGGCCCGCGGAAAGTCACGGAATACGCCCGTACGCTCGGCGATAAAACGTTCCGGCTGGACCGCACTGAACCAACGCTGAACACCGCCATTCCGGGGGATGACCGCGACACCACTTCACCGCGTGCGATGGCTCTGAGTCTGCAACACGTCACGCTGGGCAGCGCGCTGGCTGAACCGCAACGCGCGCAACTGGTGGAATGGATGAAAGGCAACACGACCGGCGCGATGAGTATCCGTGCGGGGCTGCCTGCGACCTGGGTGGTCGGCGATAAAACCGGCAGCGGCGATTACGGCACAACCAATGATATTGCGGTGATCTGGCCGGATAATAAGGCCCCGCTGATCCTGATTACTTATTTCACCCAGCCGCAGAAAGACGCGAAATCCCGCCGCGATGTGCTGGCTTCTGCCGCGAAGATTGTGACGCAGGGTTATTGATTTACGTTGAAAAGGACAAAGAAAAGGGCCCGCAAGAGCCCTTTTTGATTGCCGTGTAACGGGCAGATATGGGTTATTTTAGAAACAAGAGAAGGGAATAGAATGTCCAGGCCGTTTTCAGGATCTGCGCAGGCGCTCATGATGTCATTGCTGACGGGACAGGCTACGCACTGGCAGCGCGCGTGGGTTCCGCTACCGTTGACCTCTTCGGTCTGGCAATCAGTCAGCGGCGTTTTATTTTCCAAAATACTGCAACCGGTCTGGTGGTGCTGCCGTTGCCCTGAGCCTGTGGTGACGGTGAAGAAAAACACGGTGTACTGGCTGGCTCATCTGGTTCAGGAACCGGGTCCGGCGGCTGATAAACTGTGGATTGATGCGGTGCGAACGCGCTATCAGATGCAGACCAACAGCATCCTTCCGCCGGAAACCGATGCGATTTTGTCGCAGGTGTTCCAGGATTACGTCACCTTATATGAGTTCTACCGCAAAGGTCGGGTTAATGAGCTGAATAATTAGGGAAATATCCGAAGGGATTGTTTATATACGCGGCGGACATTATTCTCTGTATTATTTCTGTAATAACCGCACCGATGTCGCGGTGTAATATATTTCAAAATTTATATCTGACGGCTATTCAGCCAGTTACTGCACCGTACTTTAATATCATGGCCCATATAACGGCCGCAGGCTATAATTAAACAACTTTCCTGAAAGACTGTTCACCGGGCATCAACCCCCGGTGCGACGTCGTAGCCGCAGGGGTATTGATGCCTGACAACGGTGTGATTTTAAGCCTGATATGTCGCGTGTTGACCCGTCGTTCCGCAAGACGGATGTGCTTTTTAGTGCTTTATTAATGACCGTGTAACGGAGTTAAGTCAGCACGATCGTTCATTAAATCATCAACATATTGATTCCTATAGGAAAGAATAAACAAATCTATACAAAATAAATTATTGAGGTGGGGGCAAAAAAGCCATATATTGGCCGCGTTTTTCATACGCTTGTAATTTTCTTAATCAAATTTATTCAATTGTGGCGTTCTAATAACACACGGTTGTAGGAGAGATATGATGACGGATAAAGTCCGTATTGACAGTTTTGGTGCGAATTCATTAAACGGAAACAATGAAACCTATTTGGCAAGACAAGCTGAATTTGAATCGAATGTTCGGAGCTATCCACGTAAGTTGCCTCTGGCAATTGCGAAGGCCAATGGCGTTTGGATCACGGATGTTGAGAATAATCAATATCTTGATTGCCTGGCCGGTGCGGGTACGCTTGCTCTTGGACATAATCATCCTGACGTGCTGCAAAGCATCCAAAATGTCATTACCAGCGGCTTGCCGTTACATACACTGGATCTGACAACACCGTTGAAAGATCAGTTCTCTGAATATCTGCTTTCTTTATTGCCACAACAGGGCAAAGAGTATTGCCTGCAGTTCACCGGTCCGTCGGGTGCTGACGCTGTTGAAGCTGCCATGAAACTGGCTAAAAAAGTCACCGGCCGTAGCGGTATCATCAGTTTCTCGGGTGGCTACCACGGTATGACACACGCCACACTGGCGGTGACCGGTAACCTGTCTCCGAAAGAAGCTGTTAATGGCATGATGCCGGAAGTGCAGTTTATGCCTTACCCGCACCAGTACCGCTGCCCGCTGGGCATTGGCGGTGACGCTGGCGTTAAAGCATTAACCTATTACTTCGAAAACCTGATCAACGACGTTGAGAGCGGCGTTCGCAAACCTGCGGCTGTCATTCTGGAAGCGGTTCAGGGCGAAGGCGGCGTGAACCCGGCTCCGGCTGAGTGGTTGCAGCGCATCCGTAAAGTGACTCAGGAACACGGCATTCTGTTGATCCTTGACGAAGTGCAGGCGGGTTTCTGCCGTACCGGCAAACAGTTTGCCTTCGAACACGCGGGCATTGAGCCGGATATTATCGTGATGTCCAAAGCGGTCGGCGGCGGTCTGCCACTGGCGGTTCTGGGTATTAAGAAAGAGTTCGATGCCTGGGCTCCGGGTCACCATACCGGTACCTTCCGCGGTAACCAGCTGGCGATGGCCACCGGCCTGACCACGCTGAAAATCCTGAAAGAAGAAAAAATCGCCGAGAAAGTGGCAGCGCAGGGTGAATGGCTGAAAGCCAAACTGGCTGACATGCAGAAACGCTATCCGGTTATCGGTCACGTGCGTGGTCTGGGCCTGATGATCGGTATTGAGATCGTCAAACCAGACGAAGCGCAGGATCACATGGGTTGCTATCCGGCTGACGGCGAATTGTCTGCATTGCTGCAGAAAAAATGCTTCCAGGCTGGCCTGATCCTCGAACGCGGTGGCCGTAATGGTTGTGTGCTGCGCCTGTTGCCTTCCCTGCTGATCACCAACGATGAGCTGGGTATTTTCCTCGATAAGTTTGAGCAGGCGCTGTTAGCGGCTGGCATCAAACCTGTCTGAGCGGAGTAAGAGATTCTGATGTCCGAGTTAAATCCGATTCTGGCAGGCTCAGCGCAAAGCACTGAAGCCTACCAGCAGGCCATTGCGCAGAGCAGTGAAGCTGTTGTGCAGTGGCTGAAACAACCTGAGATGTATCAGGGCAAAACCGTTGCTGAGCTGCGTGAACGTATCAGGCTGGACTTCAATCCAAACGGTCTGGGTAACCAGGCCGCGATTGAACGTGCGATTGAGTACTTTTTAAAAGACAGCCTGTCTGTGCATCACCCGCAATGTGTGGCGCATTTGCATTGCCCGAGTCTGGTGGTCAGCCAGGCGGCGGAAGTGCTGATCAACGCCACGAACCAGAGTATGGACTCCTGGGATCAAAGCCCGTCAGCAACCATCATTGAGATGAAGCTGATCGAATGGCTGCGTACTCAGGTGGGCTATCAGGCTGGCGACGCAGGCGTGTTCACCAGCGGCGGCACCCAGAGCAATCTGATGGGGCTGATGCTGGCACGCGATGCCTTCTTCGCGCGTCAGGGGCATTCCATTCAGCAGGATGGGCTGGTCGGTAATCTGCGCAAGATTAAAGTGTTATGTTCTGAAAACGCACATTTCTCTGTGCAGAAGAACATGGCGCTGCTCGGTCTGGGCTATCAGTGTGTCACGCTGGTGAAAACCGATGAGTTTGCCCGTATGGATCTCAACGATTTGCGCGAGAAAGTGGCACAGGCGCAAGCCAGTGGCGATCAGATCCTGGCCATTGTGGCGACAGCCGGTACCACCGATGCGGGGGCTATCGACCCGCTGCGTGCTATTGCTGAACTGGCGGCAGAGCATCAGATTTGGGTGCAT
This is a stretch of genomic DNA from Rahnella aceris. It encodes these proteins:
- the blaRAHN gene encoding RAHN family extended-spectrum class A beta-lactamase, producing MMKNTLRKTVLMAAAVVPMLAFSAVSWAQTATKMTSVQQQLAALEKDSGGRLGVMLINTEDNSQIAYRADERFAMCSTSKFMAASAILKQSETQTELLNRRVSLKKSDLVNYNPITEKHLDTGMTVGELAAAALQYSDNTAMNKLIEQLGGPRKVTEYARTLGDKTFRLDRTEPTLNTAIPGDDRDTTSPRAMALSLQHVTLGSALAEPQRAQLVEWMKGNTTGAMSIRAGLPATWVVGDKTGSGDYGTTNDIAVIWPDNKAPLILITYFTQPQKDAKSRRDVLASAAKIVTQGY
- a CDS encoding diaminobutyrate--2-oxoglutarate transaminase — protein: MMTDKVRIDSFGANSLNGNNETYLARQAEFESNVRSYPRKLPLAIAKANGVWITDVENNQYLDCLAGAGTLALGHNHPDVLQSIQNVITSGLPLHTLDLTTPLKDQFSEYLLSLLPQQGKEYCLQFTGPSGADAVEAAMKLAKKVTGRSGIISFSGGYHGMTHATLAVTGNLSPKEAVNGMMPEVQFMPYPHQYRCPLGIGGDAGVKALTYYFENLINDVESGVRKPAAVILEAVQGEGGVNPAPAEWLQRIRKVTQEHGILLILDEVQAGFCRTGKQFAFEHAGIEPDIIVMSKAVGGGLPLAVLGIKKEFDAWAPGHHTGTFRGNQLAMATGLTTLKILKEEKIAEKVAAQGEWLKAKLADMQKRYPVIGHVRGLGLMIGIEIVKPDEAQDHMGCYPADGELSALLQKKCFQAGLILERGGRNGCVLRLLPSLLITNDELGIFLDKFEQALLAAGIKPV
- a CDS encoding pyridoxal phosphate-dependent decarboxylase family protein; translation: MSELNPILAGSAQSTEAYQQAIAQSSEAVVQWLKQPEMYQGKTVAELRERIRLDFNPNGLGNQAAIERAIEYFLKDSLSVHHPQCVAHLHCPSLVVSQAAEVLINATNQSMDSWDQSPSATIIEMKLIEWLRTQVGYQAGDAGVFTSGGTQSNLMGLMLARDAFFARQGHSIQQDGLVGNLRKIKVLCSENAHFSVQKNMALLGLGYQCVTLVKTDEFARMDLNDLREKVAQAQASGDQILAIVATAGTTDAGAIDPLRAIAELAAEHQIWVHVDAAWGGALLLSEKYRNYLDGIELVDSITLDFHKQFFQTISCGAFLLKEERHYELMRYQAAYLNSEFDEAAGVPNLVSKSLQTTRRFDALKLWMGLEALGQKQYAAIIDHGVTLAQEVAQYVTSEAALELVMKPQLASVLFRYRPEQLAGSSDAAIALLNQKIGDALLESGRANVGVTEHNGVTCLKLTLLNPTVTLEDVKVLLALVEKTAQQLLNA